Below is a genomic region from Trichoderma asperellum chromosome 2, complete sequence.
CATCTCTATATGCATGGTGTTGCCGGCTTACTCACCTCCTTATACTCATTCGCGTACACTACTCTAAGGTAGGTACTAGTCATCCATCATGACATCCTCGCTACCTAAAAAATGACCAAACAAGATGATTTACTTTATCAtgagtttttttattcttgaTTATCTCACCCTCCAAATTTCTGCATTTTTTTGCGTCATTCATCCCCCATCCACTACAGTTGCCTATTGGCATTTGCTTTTCTCATCCTTTTTTTACGCCCAGCCTATCTGGACAAACAAGATACATCACATACCACATGACCTCACTTACTACCCTGAACCTAGCTGTTTCCCCAATGCTGCAaccaaaaaaagtaaagagaaTACATACAGTAATAACCAAAATCCGATAGCGCGTTTCACCAATTATCCCATGTAAAtaccaaagaggaaaaaagtacaagaaaagaaagagaaaaagagaagagagaaaaaaaaaaaatagaaagcaaagcaaacagATATCCAGACACCACCTaggcaaaaaaaggaggaggtACAGTACTGATACAACATTAGACAAACTCAAAGGGGCAAGAGAGTAAAGGCATAGACAAGCGTTGCCTACATCTCACCTGTCTGCCTAGCACCTCCAGCTACCCAAAATTCTGCCTACCAAGTCTCATTGCAGAGAGGGTTCGAACGCTTTTTAATCGCGTCCCACAAATCCCAGTCCTACGCCTGTGCATAGAGCTGCAAACACCCACACGGCGGCATATGCAGCAGCCCCGGTCTGCTCAACGCCAGGGATGGTCATGGCGCAAGAGAGATACGTGTTGACACCCGTGACCAGCAGAGTCACCGCTGTGCGTAGAATGGcaaccttggccttggtagTATAGCCCCAGAAGTTCCACCACACAGTCTCTCTAAGGCTGGCCTCAACGGGGTCGAAGTTGGTGACGCGCTCGTCTTCCTTTGTCTTGCCAGCCGTGGCAAATGGCGGGAAGATGAAGGTGCTCGCAGCGGCGCCGAAAAGCAGCGTCACGGGCAGCACGGTAGCGTAAGACGCCGCGTACGCAGGCTCGATGCTGGGGATGCCTTCGAAGTGCAGGACAAAGATCTTAGGCAGCAGGAAACGCAGCGACAGGACCAGAATGACGGTGTATATGCTCGTTGAGAGGCCCGTGGTGAGTAGCTGCTGAGGGAAGCCGATGAGCTCGCGGTTAGGCAGCTTCGAAGATGGCTTGTGGACAGCCGAAAAAGGtcgcaaaagagaaaagggaacCGACGCAGAGACGACGTCCACGGCGAGGGCAGCAATGGCGGTTTTCGGACTGAGGTTGTAAAACGCAAACAAAAGGTAGATCTAGAGGATTACACATCAGCACAACTCCCAGTGCagcaagagagagcagaAGATGCCAAGTAATTATACATACCGCCGGTCCATGGGACAGGAAATCCATCATGGCAACATCCAAACCGTCTAGTCCGCCGAACCAGCTCAGCGCAAGCTCGAATCTAAGCGGCCACCATTCGTTAGCATAGGAAAAGGGAACAAACatccaacagcagcaaggaACTTACACCCTCCAGCCAGCAAGAATATAGATCTCCTCTGGCGTCTCCTGGCTTCGGCTCACAGTCGCCAACTCCCCGTTCGTCAACTCAGCCACCACGCTGTATCCAAGACTCGCCGTGATGAAGCTGATGCCCGCCACCAGTGGGAACACCACCAACGTCGGGATCCTAGCCGAGCGCGCCGCCTTTGAGGGGAattctccctctccatccttgGCAGGAGTAGCGGCGACGACATCATCGACATCATCAGCGCCACCGCGACGCTTCGGCGTTGTCTTTCCGACAGCCTTGCTGTCACTTGGCTTCTCCGGTGTAACCGTATTATCAATCACATCTTCTGCGCCCTCATTGCCTAGCGCTGCTCGCGCAGCCTCGCCTCTGGGCGCTCGCCGTAACGACGGCATCTTGTTCTGCTAAGGAGAGGGAGGTGGACAGGGTCGTGGTGGCAGTGGCAGTAGAAAGCTATCCCGGCTTGGCGGCCGAGCGTTATTCCGAAAGAGGGCGCGCGTCTTCCTAAGATTGACCGAGTTTTCTGAGCAAGTCGTCGCAGTTATAGCGGGAATTTGTCGCGGATTGAATGTTAAGCGCTGCAAACAAGAACACTTTGTGTGTTTGTTGAGAGAGGGTTCGGAAGCTCTGCCCGCGCCCGGCAGCTGTGGGGAAACGTGACGTTAACGTCGCTGGGGAAACAAACCTTCGACTGCCAGGTCCCCGCAATTTCTGGATGGAGCTCTCATCCCAGCTAGAGCTCAATTTCTGCGCTGCTAGGGTCTACATCAAATTTTTCTTCCACA
It encodes:
- a CDS encoding uncharacterized protein (EggNog:ENOG41~TransMembrane:8 (i84-106o126-143i155-171o177-198i219-241o261-282i330-351o357-377i)); this translates as MPSLRRAPRGEAARAALGNEGAEDVIDNTVTPEKPSDSKAVGKTTPKRRGGADDVDDVVAATPAKDGEGEFPSKAARSARIPTLVVFPLVAGISFITASLGYSVVAELTNGELATVSRSQETPEEIYILAGWRVFELALSWFGGLDGLDVAMMDFLSHGPAIYLLFAFYNLSPKTAIAALAVDVVSASVPFSLLRPFSAVHKPSSKLPNRELIGFPQQLLTTGLSTSIYTVILVLSLRFLLPKIFVLHFEGIPSIEPAYAASYATVLPVTLLFGAAASTFIFPPFATAGKTKEDERVTNFDPVEASLRETVWWNFWGYTTKAKVAILRTAVTLLVTGVNTYLSCAMTIPGVEQTGAAAYAAVWVFAALCTGVGLGFVGRD